AGGCACTCATCGTTTGCTAACAGCCTACATGTAATGGTTTGAATGATGCCTTCAAGAAATGCACGTAAAGAAGTGACATGTCAAAGATGACAGCCGGGACTGCACCTTCAACTACTACAGAGCGAAACTAACTTGAATTTTTCCAGCCGCACAACTCATTATAATAACGAGTAAAAATAGCAACGGACAGCAGTAATCACAAACACTGGAGGTATGCATGAACGTTCTTCTGATGGGATACTACGGCTACAAAAATGTAGGTGATGATCTGTTCGTCAAACAGTTGACTCAATACTTCTCCAAACAGGAAAGTGTTAAAAAAATATCTGTACTCTGCAACGAAGATTACTACGAAAAAGCTAGCGACAAAGTTTCTTTCTTCGCGTCCAATAACATTTCTAAGTTTAAGAGACTTGTTTTGCTTTTAGACAGCCAATGTATTGCTTGGGGAGGAGGAACGCTTTCATTAAAGGGGGAGCCCAAAAACTTATCGCTTATGCAACAGCTATCCAAATTATTGGGTAAGCGCTTTTGCTTTCTTGGCGTTGGCTTGGAGATCGTTGGCAAAGGCAGTGAGGGAACAACCAAAATCTTTAAAAACGCCGATCTTCTCTACGTCAGAGACCAGTATTCCTATCAGTTAGCGTTGGAAACGCTGCAAGCCCAAAAGACCTGTTGCCTGGGAGGTGACCTAGCCTTTCTAGATCTGAGTGTTTACGAAGCCTTTTTGCATCAGACCAAGCCTACAGCTTCGCTCAATAATATTTCCTTCTCAGGAAAATTTTGGTGGGGAGAGGGGCGAGCTGAGTTTTATGCACAGCAATTACTGCCACTGATTGAGAAATTTAACTCAGTCATTCACCTATTACCAGCTCATCTCGGCGATGAAAGGAACGACAACCGCTTCCACGCTCTTCTTCAAAAATATCTCCCTCAAGAAAACTGTCAGCTGCATGACTGGAAGCGGCCAGAAGACTTCATGGCAACTTTAAGCCAGATGGACCTCCACTTGGGTACCCGCCTGCATTCGCTAATTTTGGCCGACATTTTAGGAGTACCTAATATTGGTATTGGTGGGCCGTCGTCAAAAATCCAGCACTACATCGATAAAACTCAGATGTTAACTCCCGAAAGAATTCGAGCTTTTATGGAGCCGATTTCTGTTGAGCAAATCAGCAAAGTGGTTGAGCATTACCAAAGACCAGAGGCTTTTATCCTGGATGAATCTAAAAGGTGCAACGAGTGTATCGGTAGAATCTTCCAGAAAGCCTGAACTGGAAAAGATCTACAGAAAGCCATACGCCAATGAGTCATACACCATGAGCGGCTAGACGATGACAATTGCCTTGGAAGCAAGTTAAGCTTTTGGGGTTGAAGCTAGTTCAGTTATGCCCAAGGTTAGCGTTTGCATCCCTACTTTCAATCGGGTGAAGCTGTTGCCGGTTGCCATTAACAGTGTGCTTCAGCAAACCTGGACAGACTTTGAATTGATCGTTTGCGATGATGGTTCCAGTGATGGCACGCCTGAGTTCATGGCGACCTTAACCGATCCCCGGATTCGCTACATTCGCCATCCTCAGAATGTTGGCAAAAGCAACAACATGATCTCCGGTTTTGAAGCAGCGACCGGGGACTATTTCATCAAGTTCGATGATGATGACCGACTCACACCCGAATTTCTCTCTAGCACCTGCCAGATTTTAGACAGTGATTTCAGCGTTGATTTTGTCAGTACAGATCATTGGATTATTGACATCAACAACACCCGCGATGAGCAGGCAACTCGGCTAAATTCGCAGAAATGGGGAAGAGCTGACCTACCTGCTGGTGTCATCAATAATCTTTTAGAAGCTGCTTTTGTCAAGCAGTGTATGCAGATTGGGGCAACTCTGTTTCGCCGCCAAACTCTCTGCGAAGTAGGGTATATGCTGCCTAACATGCAGAACTGCGAGGATAATGATTTGTTTGTCCGTCTAGCCTTGGCAGGCAAGAAAGGTTATTACCTGCCCCAGTTGCTGATGGAGTATCGAGTGCATGCAGAACAACAGGGCATTAACCGGGCAATTCCCTATCTAACGGATAAGCTGCATTACTTGGAGAGCTACCAGTTTGAATCGCCCTCGTTAGAAGCGGTGCGCAGAGCTCGCCTGCTTGAATCCCAATTACTGCTGGGACTACGCCTGATTGAGAAGGGTGAAACCGATAAAGGGCGCAAACTAGTTCAAGCTGCGGCTTCAGCATCCCCTGCAAAAGCTCGGATGGGCTTAACTCTTTCGCTGCTACCAACAGGGTTGCGCAGCCCGGCCTTTGGTTTGCTACGACGACTGCGGTCTTAGGCAGTGCTCCAGTTTAGGAAAGTGCTGCTAAGACTTAGGGCTTAGCAGCCTTCCTTAAGCGCAGCGAGTCGTAAACCTGCATCACCTGCCGTGCAATGGATGCCCAAGTGTAATGCTCCTGGGCATACTGCTTGCCTTGAGCACCCCGCAGTTGGCGCTGTTGCGGGTCTCTGATCGCCTCCTGCAAAGCCTCCCGTAGTGCATTGACCTCGCAGGGCACAACCCAACCGGCTCCGGCTTCAGCAATATTCCGGGCAATGTGGACTTGATCCGAAATGACTACTGGCAACCCGGCGGCCATGCCCTCTGCTACCGCGATGCCAAAGTTTTCGTAATACGAGGGCAAAACAAATAAATCCACATCCTGTAGCAGCGCCGCTTTGAGAGATCCCTGGATAAACCCCGTAAATGTTGTATGGGTTGCTAGGGGGGAAGCAGCAATCCGGGCTCGAATACTCGCTTCGTAAGCAGGATCCTGCGGATTGGCGCCAGCCAGAACAAAGTGAAACTGTTCGCCAGCCTGCAGTAGTGCCTCCAGTGCCGGAAGCAGCAAGTCCAGCCCTTTCTTGGGTTCAATGCGCGACAGAAACAGCACTAAGGGCACGGCCTCGGGCAGGTTAAGCTGGCTGCGGGCATAACCAGGCTCGGGAAGAGGCTCAGGTAGGCTAACCCCCAAGGGCAAAACCACGTCACGAGTGATAGCACCAAAGCGATCAGAAACCTTGGCTTCCTGATCGCTGGTGAAATGAATAGCAGCAGCTCCAGCCAGATTTGCTCGCTCCCAAAGGGCAGCGTAGACCTGTTTCAACAGCTTTTTCTTGCGCAGATCGGCGGGATCCAAAGTGCCCAGTGGGCGCAGAATGTAGGGCAGACCCACTTGGCGTGCGACCCTAGCTGCTGCGGTACTTACCGGCGAAAATAGGGCATGAATGTGGGCAACATCATACTCGTGGGCATGGACCTTGAGCCATTGCAACAGTTCTAGCGAGAACTTATAGCGCCGGAAGGGGCTACAGCGAAAATAAATGACTTCATAGCCGTTCTGAGCAACTGGTACTGCCAGAGGGACATCCAGAGGGGTAGTACCTGCAAAGTCACCGTTACTATCGGTCGTCAGAACCGTGACCGTCACGCCAGCCTGCGCCAGAGCCGCAGACAAGCCCAAAACCATCTGGCTGGGCCCCCCATAGACCAGGGAGAGAGATGGCACGATTTGCAGAACCCGCAGCGGCTGACTCATGTTGCTAACAGTTCCTCATAGAAACTGAGCAAACGCTTTGCCAAAGCCCGGTTTGTGTAGTGAGTGAGCGCTCGACGTAGCCCCTGGTCAGCGAGTTCTTGTCTCGTCGGAGGTTGATCAATCAACGCGAGCAAGCACTGGCGCAACTCTGCTGCTTGCCCTTCCGGAAAGACTAAGCCTGCATCAGCAATGACGCGAGGGATTTCACCCGAATCAGAGCCAATCACGGGCACACGACAGGCCATGGCCTCAATCAGGACGTGGCCAAACTGTTCCTTCCAGCCTTTCGAAGTCAGGGTTTCGAACTCGTAAGTCGTCTCTGAGGGCAGGATCAGCGTGTCCATCGCATTGATGTAATCAGCGACCTCTGCATGCGGCACGCTTTCTACTAAAACGAGCCGATCCCGTACACCAGCCGCCTCAGCTCGGGCCAGTAGTTCCTCTCGGAGAGGACCTCGCCCTAGGAGCAGCCAACGCCAGGGGCGATCTAAACCTTGGAGCGCTTCGAGCAGGGTTAGCAACCCCTTCTCCGGCACAAACCGTCCCACAAAGCCAACGACGAATTCATGCTCAGCAATGCCAAGGGAAGCTCGTAGTTTCGGTTGTGGCTGAGGTTTGAATAGTTGTTCATCGACCCCTAGCTGAGGCATGACAGCAACAGGGCCACCATAGCCCCGTTCCTTCAGAATATCGGCTCCGTCTTGATTACCAACTACTAAGCCAGAAGTGTGGGTGAGATTGTAGGCTTCGATAGCGGAGACCGGAAACTTCAAGGTGTAAGGGAGATTCCACCAGGTGAAGAATAATAGCTTGGCCTGCAGCCCCAAAAGGTAATTGAGGGTGATCAATTGGCTATAGGCCAGGGCTTTTGAACCTTGCTCGACCTGGATAAAATCAGGTTTGAATTCCTGAAGCAGGCGAACCAAGTCAAGCCCGAAGCAGAGGAGCCCCTGGTTGTTTTGGCTGAAGTTAGAGACTGGTACCACCTGCAACCGGCCTAACTGCCAAGCCCGCGACTCAACAATCTTCGTTTGGTTGACACCCCCTGGCTTCCAACGGCGCGGCACCACAATCGTGACTTCAATGTCTTCCCGCAGATCGGCAAGCGCCTGCAATTTTTGGCAATTGAGGTCGATGATGTAAGTATGGCTGACAACCAAAACCCTCATGCCTGAACTCCTTGCTCCCCCAGAGCGGATGTAGCAGCGACAGGCAACGAGCCAGAGGGCAACTGATCATGCTCAGTGTAAGTTTGCCCCCCTTCGTGTCCGGTGCGCAGAAGGGTTCCCAAGGCGTTTACTAGTCCGAGCAGATAAAATCCGCCCCGCACCACAATCTTGTCCAGAGAGCCGCTCTTGTAGCAGGGAGGATGGCCCAGAACGTGGCAGTCAAATAGCTTGACACTCAGGGCAAGCAATTGAGACGGAGACAAGTTCTTGAGCGCCATCAAGAAGTGATTGTGGTAGAAGGTGACTTGGTACTTTACCGAGCGGAAGCCGATATCGTGACAGCCACCGGTTTCTTCTCCCAGGTGAACCAGCACAGCTTCTGGGTCATACCAAATCTTGAAGCCGGTCTTGCGGATGTTAAGACAGAAGTCTGACTCCTCACGCACTGCACTGCCTCGGAAGCGCTCATCAAAATGCAGCCCATGTTCGGTAAACAGAACCTTACGGAACGACATGTTGCAGCCCCGTGCTGTTAATACCTGCTGAGGTTGGCGAGTTCGGTATAGGTCAATGTAGTACCAACCAATACCAGGATCCATTGCCTCAGGGGGCATTAAGTCCGGCCCCTGTTCCGTTGCCTCAACTGGGTCGTCTGCCAGTTTCATCCGGTCAAGTACCCGACCTGCGACAGCTCCAACGTCAGGATTGGCAAAGTTACGAGCATGGGCCTGCAGATAACCGTCGGGCAACTGCACATCATCATCAATAAACAGGACGATCTCGCCTTTGGCGCGGCGCACCGCATAGTTGCGTGCACCTGGCAAGCTAGCCCAGTCCACTTGAAATAACTGAATCTTGCCAGCTTGGGCCAACTCGTCAAGATAAACGCGAGTCTCAGGCTGATGAACAGGCGTTTGGTCCACCACCAGAACTTCGAAATTCGGATAGTCCTGGCGCAGCACGTCAGCCAGAGTTGCCCGCAAAGGCTCCTCGCGGCAGTAAGTCGGCACAATCACGGAAACGGAGGGCCAGTTCATATCATTCAAGTGGCAGGAGGAACTGTTCTAGGTAGACTTCAGGTGAGCAGAGCGCGAGCGCAAGCGATTCGATCGGCCCTTGGGCAGTATTCCTGCTTCGGCAGCTAAGCGCTCTTCTTCTAACCGCGCTTCGCGGTCAATTTCAGGCAGTTTCAGCAAAACTCCGGCAAAGAACCAGTAGTAGACAGCAATGGGATCGACATCAAGCGGATAGTAGTAGGTGTTGTAGCTAATGAACAGGATAAACACCCACATACACAGGCCAAAGGTGCGCAGACGTGGGTCACGAACCGAGCGCCAAGACTTAAAGGTGACAAACACCAGCACCGTGACCAGCGCCAGGAAGGCCAGCAACCCCAACAGACCCACTTCGTAGAGCACCTTGGGCCAGTAGGTTTCTAGAAATTCTGTCCATCCCAAAGAATTTGCTGAGTTGGTTGCTCGCCCCAGACCGCCCTTACCAATCAAGATGTTGCTGCCATTGAGGGCAGTCAGAAACTGTGAGGTAATGAACGTAGTCGGTGGTGACGAATTCCAGCGGCCTATGACGTTGTTGAGCCGGTCCATTACCAGTTGGGGGTACATGAACCATAAGAACATTGCTCCAACCCCGATGCCGCCAGCCACCCGCAACACGCGCCGTAGATCAGCCGCACCCGTTGCCAGGGTCAGGGCGAGTAGGGTAATCGGCACAATAATTAGGGCGACCCGCTGGCCTGAGAAGAGACAGGCAGCCACAGTACTGCCCATCGCGCTGAGGTGAA
The Leptolyngbya sp. FACHB-261 DNA segment above includes these coding regions:
- a CDS encoding polysaccharide pyruvyl transferase family protein encodes the protein MNVLLMGYYGYKNVGDDLFVKQLTQYFSKQESVKKISVLCNEDYYEKASDKVSFFASNNISKFKRLVLLLDSQCIAWGGGTLSLKGEPKNLSLMQQLSKLLGKRFCFLGVGLEIVGKGSEGTTKIFKNADLLYVRDQYSYQLALETLQAQKTCCLGGDLAFLDLSVYEAFLHQTKPTASLNNISFSGKFWWGEGRAEFYAQQLLPLIEKFNSVIHLLPAHLGDERNDNRFHALLQKYLPQENCQLHDWKRPEDFMATLSQMDLHLGTRLHSLILADILGVPNIGIGGPSSKIQHYIDKTQMLTPERIRAFMEPISVEQISKVVEHYQRPEAFILDESKRCNECIGRIFQKA
- a CDS encoding glycosyltransferase, with the translated sequence MPKVSVCIPTFNRVKLLPVAINSVLQQTWTDFELIVCDDGSSDGTPEFMATLTDPRIRYIRHPQNVGKSNNMISGFEAATGDYFIKFDDDDRLTPEFLSSTCQILDSDFSVDFVSTDHWIIDINNTRDEQATRLNSQKWGRADLPAGVINNLLEAAFVKQCMQIGATLFRRQTLCEVGYMLPNMQNCEDNDLFVRLALAGKKGYYLPQLLMEYRVHAEQQGINRAIPYLTDKLHYLESYQFESPSLEAVRRARLLESQLLLGLRLIEKGETDKGRKLVQAAASASPAKARMGLTLSLLPTGLRSPAFGLLRRLRS
- the hpsP gene encoding hormogonium polysaccharide biosynthesis glycosyltransferase HpsP — translated: MSQPLRVLQIVPSLSLVYGGPSQMVLGLSAALAQAGVTVTVLTTDSNGDFAGTTPLDVPLAVPVAQNGYEVIYFRCSPFRRYKFSLELLQWLKVHAHEYDVAHIHALFSPVSTAAARVARQVGLPYILRPLGTLDPADLRKKKLLKQVYAALWERANLAGAAAIHFTSDQEAKVSDRFGAITRDVVLPLGVSLPEPLPEPGYARSQLNLPEAVPLVLFLSRIEPKKGLDLLLPALEALLQAGEQFHFVLAGANPQDPAYEASIRARIAASPLATHTTFTGFIQGSLKAALLQDVDLFVLPSYYENFGIAVAEGMAAGLPVVISDQVHIARNIAEAGAGWVVPCEVNALREALQEAIRDPQQRQLRGAQGKQYAQEHYTWASIARQVMQVYDSLRLRKAAKP
- the hpsO gene encoding hormogonium polysaccharide biosynthesis glycosyltransferase HpsO, coding for MRVLVVSHTYIIDLNCQKLQALADLREDIEVTIVVPRRWKPGGVNQTKIVESRAWQLGRLQVVPVSNFSQNNQGLLCFGLDLVRLLQEFKPDFIQVEQGSKALAYSQLITLNYLLGLQAKLLFFTWWNLPYTLKFPVSAIEAYNLTHTSGLVVGNQDGADILKERGYGGPVAVMPQLGVDEQLFKPQPQPKLRASLGIAEHEFVVGFVGRFVPEKGLLTLLEALQGLDRPWRWLLLGRGPLREELLARAEAAGVRDRLVLVESVPHAEVADYINAMDTLILPSETTYEFETLTSKGWKEQFGHVLIEAMACRVPVIGSDSGEIPRVIADAGLVFPEGQAAELRQCLLALIDQPPTRQELADQGLRRALTHYTNRALAKRLLSFYEELLAT
- the hpsN gene encoding hormogonium polysaccharide biosynthesis glycosyltransferase HpsN, whose protein sequence is MNWPSVSVIVPTYCREEPLRATLADVLRQDYPNFEVLVVDQTPVHQPETRVYLDELAQAGKIQLFQVDWASLPGARNYAVRRAKGEIVLFIDDDVQLPDGYLQAHARNFANPDVGAVAGRVLDRMKLADDPVEATEQGPDLMPPEAMDPGIGWYYIDLYRTRQPQQVLTARGCNMSFRKVLFTEHGLHFDERFRGSAVREESDFCLNIRKTGFKIWYDPEAVLVHLGEETGGCHDIGFRSVKYQVTFYHNHFLMALKNLSPSQLLALSVKLFDCHVLGHPPCYKSGSLDKIVVRGGFYLLGLVNALGTLLRTGHEGGQTYTEHDQLPSGSLPVAATSALGEQGVQA